The Streptosporangium roseum DSM 43021 genome has a segment encoding these proteins:
- a CDS encoding ATP-binding protein — MAVTVTRARQQAFPGLPEQVSAARAWAVSCLPADCPRVDDVALVVSELVTNAIVHSTSGLPGGTIAVRVELQAGAVAISVVDAGPRPVPARRQPGESGWGLADIVAALADAYEATTTPAGRCAWCRLDWEPGAAAHAPHIAAQQVSGPAHGAHTGAEHPAHTPDGRGEGTR, encoded by the coding sequence ATGGCCGTCACCGTCACCCGCGCCCGTCAGCAGGCCTTTCCCGGCCTGCCTGAGCAGGTCTCGGCCGCCCGCGCCTGGGCGGTGAGCTGCCTGCCCGCCGACTGCCCGCGCGTCGACGACGTCGCCCTGGTCGTCTCCGAGCTGGTCACCAACGCGATCGTCCACAGCACCTCGGGCCTGCCCGGCGGCACCATCGCTGTCCGGGTCGAGCTGCAGGCCGGCGCAGTGGCCATCAGCGTGGTCGATGCGGGGCCCCGGCCGGTGCCCGCACGCCGCCAGCCGGGTGAGTCCGGCTGGGGGCTGGCCGACATCGTCGCCGCCCTGGCTGATGCCTACGAGGCCACCACGACCCCGGCCGGCCGGTGCGCGTGGTGTCGGCTGGACTGGGAGCCGGGTGCGGCCGCACATGCCCCGCACATCGCCGCACAGCAGGTCAGCGGCCCCGCACACGGCGCGCACACCGGCGCCGAACACCCCGCGCACACCCCCGACGGCCGTGGGGAGGGCACCCGATGA
- a CDS encoding SsgA family sporulation/cell division regulator has protein sequence MRTREVTKGITLWPTDRPDYPFAAVLTYSPADPYAVRLAFIQGFRETVVHRFARNLLAEGMDDPAGQCDVTVSPHEEVDDYLILTVRGAVGYPFAVYAFREPVQDFLDQAFGLVPWGREREHQGDLDAEIATFFRGVAS, from the coding sequence ATGAGGACCCGTGAGGTGACCAAGGGCATCACCCTGTGGCCGACCGACCGGCCCGACTACCCGTTCGCCGCGGTGCTCACCTACAGCCCCGCCGACCCGTACGCGGTGAGGCTGGCCTTCATCCAGGGCTTCCGCGAGACCGTCGTCCACCGCTTCGCCCGCAACCTGCTGGCCGAGGGGATGGACGATCCGGCCGGGCAGTGCGACGTGACGGTCAGCCCGCACGAGGAGGTCGACGACTACCTCATCCTCACGGTGCGCGGCGCGGTGGGCTACCCGTTCGCCGTCTACGCCTTCCGCGAGCCCGTCCAGGACTTCCTGGACCAGGCGTTCGGGCTGGTGCCGTGGGGCCGCGAGCGTGAGCACCAGGGCGACCTGGACGCTGAGATCGCCACGTTCTTCCGGGGGGTGGCGTCATGA
- a CDS encoding DUF2637 domain-containing protein gives MASTFYDPRAQRAVAQAEAEQAHAAAEATRAETMLRLEAARAEQSARQAEQARRDRLDREHSRSARREDRRRQRAKARAARSAAVRRGAGALAAALVTRAPVIVGGVAMGAPIAIAWRGQLEFARDVMHLDFMAPALPIALEGGVWYLAFLVHRAIKAKLPIGRYRVATWGMAGIAAGMNLWHGITANKADGLQVGMILALASLLGIALWELTASLTQQTTTKRSAAEIRRAAWRRVRYPRLSWAAASIRASRGEGCSIEAAWTAAWIDRYGVGPEASRRDRRLARSIVRYEKKADRAAAKDGRLVIVDGSIVRPGTPTPQQSQEGEEAMARLRAFTERRDDVARSIAFPSVGSPSIETASRPAIESRTEPVRAPRTESVRQARTGAQEFRTEPVRPSRTDLAPVDREEAVAEIRQEIAAAAARGQMWTPDYPALEERYDRRRSWCEKAVREARTGIRTDGDDEARTDAEESRTDASQPRTQPVRTEPEHDPRTDAQQFRTDEADDSDEARTEVAA, from the coding sequence ATGGCCTCCACCTTCTACGACCCCCGCGCGCAGCGGGCCGTCGCCCAGGCCGAGGCCGAGCAGGCCCACGCCGCCGCTGAGGCCACCCGCGCCGAGACCATGCTGCGCCTGGAGGCCGCCCGCGCTGAGCAGAGCGCCCGGCAGGCCGAGCAGGCCCGCCGCGACCGGCTGGACCGCGAGCACAGCCGCAGCGCCCGTCGTGAGGACCGTCGCCGGCAGCGGGCCAAGGCCCGTGCCGCCCGGTCTGCGGCCGTGCGCCGTGGCGCCGGAGCCCTGGCCGCCGCGCTGGTCACCCGGGCCCCGGTCATCGTGGGCGGCGTCGCGATGGGCGCCCCGATCGCGATCGCCTGGCGCGGCCAGTTGGAGTTCGCCCGCGACGTCATGCACTTGGACTTCATGGCGCCGGCTCTGCCGATCGCCCTGGAGGGCGGCGTCTGGTACCTGGCCTTCCTGGTCCACCGCGCCATCAAGGCCAAGCTGCCGATCGGCCGCTACCGGGTCGCGACCTGGGGCATGGCGGGCATCGCGGCCGGGATGAACCTCTGGCACGGCATCACTGCCAACAAGGCCGACGGCCTGCAGGTCGGGATGATCCTCGCGCTGGCGTCCCTGCTGGGCATCGCCCTGTGGGAGCTGACCGCGTCGCTGACCCAGCAGACCACCACCAAGCGCAGCGCTGCCGAGATCCGCCGGGCTGCCTGGCGGCGGGTCCGCTACCCGCGCCTGTCGTGGGCGGCCGCCTCCATCCGCGCCTCGCGCGGTGAGGGCTGCTCGATCGAGGCCGCGTGGACGGCCGCGTGGATCGACCGCTACGGCGTCGGCCCAGAGGCCTCCCGCCGGGACCGCCGCCTGGCCCGGTCGATCGTCCGCTACGAGAAGAAGGCCGATCGAGCCGCCGCCAAGGACGGCCGCCTGGTCATCGTGGACGGGTCGATCGTCCGCCCCGGCACCCCCACCCCGCAGCAGTCGCAGGAGGGCGAGGAGGCCATGGCGAGGCTGCGCGCGTTCACCGAGCGGCGCGACGACGTGGCCCGGTCGATTGCCTTCCCTTCGGTCGGCTCCCCCTCGATCGAGACGGCCAGCCGTCCGGCGATCGAGTCCCGTACGGAGCCCGTACGCGCGCCCCGTACGGAGTCCGTACGGCAGGCCCGTACGGGCGCGCAGGAGTTCCGTACGGAGCCCGTACGCCCGTCCCGTACGGATCTGGCGCCGGTCGACCGGGAGGAGGCCGTCGCCGAGATCCGCCAGGAGATCGCCGCCGCCGCTGCGCGCGGCCAGATGTGGACGCCGGACTACCCGGCCCTGGAAGAGCGCTACGACCGCCGCCGGAGCTGGTGTGAGAAGGCCGTCCGGGAGGCCCGTACGGGGATCCGTACGGATGGCGATGACGAGGCCCGTACGGACGCGGAGGAGTCCCGTACGGACGCGTCGCAGCCGCGTACGCAGCCGGTCCGTACGGAGCCGGAGCACGATCCCCGTACGGACGCGCAGCAGTTTCGTACGGACGAGGCCGACGACAGCGACGAGGCCCGTACGGAGGTGGCGGCATGA
- a CDS encoding BldC family transcriptional regulator: protein MPVFPLGEERLLTSEEVAAVFHVDPKTVVRWARAGLLKAIRTPGGRLLRYRPTDIRALLAEDTEVVEAVSA from the coding sequence ATGCCTGTGTTTCCCCTGGGAGAGGAACGACTGCTGACCTCGGAAGAGGTCGCTGCCGTCTTCCACGTTGACCCGAAGACAGTCGTTCGCTGGGCCCGCGCCGGCCTCCTCAAGGCCATCCGGACCCCTGGTGGTCGCCTGCTCCGCTACCGCCCCACTGATATCCGCGCCCTGCTCGCCGAGGACACCGAGGTCGTCGAGGCGGTGAGCGCCTGA
- a CDS encoding GntR family transcriptional regulator produces MEENADTPSRRIADDLRSDIVSGHLSPGGKLPAVRDLAARYGVSRNTAAKAVALLKTDGLITTRYGSGSYVRESHPIRRLGPERYARSKWQVTTVTTYTDDRGDSAATQQQGGQTQDVSLVPADDRTAAVLGIEPGDLVYERARVMTRDGVPTHTMTSYYRQVDVEGTSLVDPRPGIAGRSGGYQILTEQGLPPHEITEDLAARMPTADEVILLDLPAGEPVVELHRVTRTAEGQVIEYARGIHAASRFIWSYTYDIPD; encoded by the coding sequence ATGGAAGAGAATGCAGACACGCCGTCGCGGCGAATCGCCGATGATCTGCGGTCTGACATCGTCAGCGGACACCTCTCCCCCGGCGGCAAACTCCCCGCCGTACGGGATCTCGCCGCGCGGTACGGCGTCAGCCGCAACACTGCTGCAAAGGCGGTGGCCCTCCTGAAGACCGATGGGCTCATCACGACGAGGTACGGGTCTGGCTCCTATGTCCGCGAATCGCACCCGATTCGGCGTCTGGGGCCCGAGCGGTACGCACGCAGCAAGTGGCAAGTAACCACGGTCACGACCTACACCGATGACCGGGGCGATAGCGCTGCGACTCAGCAACAGGGCGGCCAGACTCAAGATGTGTCGCTGGTACCCGCCGACGACCGCACAGCGGCCGTCCTCGGCATCGAGCCGGGCGACTTGGTGTACGAGCGAGCCCGAGTGATGACCCGCGACGGCGTTCCCACCCACACCATGACCTCGTACTATCGGCAGGTCGATGTGGAAGGGACAAGTCTTGTTGACCCTCGCCCAGGGATCGCAGGCCGAAGCGGTGGATACCAAATCCTGACTGAGCAGGGCCTACCGCCACACGAGATCACTGAGGACCTAGCGGCGCGCATGCCCACAGCAGATGAGGTCATACTCCTCGATCTGCCGGCTGGCGAGCCGGTCGTGGAGCTCCACCGGGTCACCCGCACAGCCGAAGGTCAGGTGATCGAGTATGCCCGCGGCATACATGCGGCGAGCCGGTTCATCTGGTCGTACACCTACGACATCCCCGACTGA
- a CDS encoding ParA family protein codes for MQKGGSGKSTAAVCLACELALMGKRVRLWDVDAQLGGATHWLNPDTGDQRGEPANLLHMLKGEASPDEVTYPTSVPGLYVVPSYTSLKQIELDSPPGLEQGIEWGINNTSEPFDVEITDCGPSLGRLTIAALVGTPNVIIPLKASGFDLNALTELNRTLDLTKSRVKPDLQVTAVLLSEVLKSNLTQAVFDAMCGDYPEALIMGIRQSVKVREASLDSIRKPLHDYAPDATVRQDFQYLAATLAGQEAT; via the coding sequence ATGCAAAAGGGGGGCTCCGGCAAGTCCACCGCTGCGGTGTGCCTGGCTTGTGAGCTGGCGCTTATGGGGAAGCGGGTCCGCTTGTGGGACGTGGACGCGCAGCTGGGCGGCGCTACCCACTGGCTTAACCCTGACACCGGCGACCAGCGCGGCGAACCGGCCAACTTGCTACACATGCTCAAGGGCGAAGCCTCGCCGGACGAGGTGACCTATCCAACGAGCGTGCCAGGCCTGTACGTCGTGCCGTCCTACACCAGCCTCAAGCAAATCGAGTTGGACTCGCCGCCTGGCCTGGAGCAGGGCATCGAATGGGGCATCAATAACACCAGCGAGCCGTTCGACGTCGAGATCACCGACTGCGGGCCATCCCTGGGCCGATTGACCATCGCCGCGCTAGTCGGTACACCGAACGTGATCATCCCATTGAAGGCGTCCGGGTTCGACCTGAACGCGCTCACGGAACTGAACCGCACCCTGGACCTGACCAAGTCCCGCGTCAAGCCGGACCTTCAGGTCACGGCCGTCCTGCTGTCGGAAGTCCTCAAGTCGAACCTCACTCAAGCCGTGTTCGACGCCATGTGCGGCGACTATCCCGAGGCGCTCATCATGGGCATCCGGCAAAGCGTCAAGGTCCGCGAAGCATCGCTCGACTCCATCCGGAAGCCGCTACACGATTACGCCCCGGACGCGACCGTCCGCCAAGACTTCCAATACCTCGCCGCGACGCTGGCCGGACAGGAGGCTACGTGA
- a CDS encoding RraA family protein produces MSTHDLARGHSSATLSEASGLPVALCPRIRSLWAGARLCGPAFTVQGAGGDNFALHHAVLKAPPGSVLVADLGGARHGHWGEILTVAAQQRGITGLLIDGGVRDAAETQALGFPVFSRNNSILGTRKDFPGVFACPVKVGGVTVHTGDLVVGDVDGAVALPAPDTEVILDRADARVAHERDLMKLLREGRSTLELYDNFETLGR; encoded by the coding sequence GTGAGCACGCACGACCTTGCCCGCGGCCACTCCAGCGCGACCCTGTCCGAAGCGTCCGGACTTCCCGTGGCCCTCTGTCCGCGAATCCGGTCCCTGTGGGCCGGTGCCCGGCTGTGCGGCCCGGCGTTCACCGTGCAGGGTGCCGGCGGCGACAACTTCGCCCTGCACCACGCCGTCCTCAAGGCACCGCCCGGCTCGGTCCTGGTCGCCGACCTCGGCGGCGCCCGCCACGGTCACTGGGGCGAGATCCTCACCGTGGCCGCCCAGCAGCGCGGCATCACCGGCCTGCTCATCGACGGCGGCGTCCGCGACGCGGCGGAGACGCAGGCCCTCGGCTTCCCGGTCTTCTCCCGCAACAACTCCATCCTTGGCACCCGCAAGGACTTCCCCGGCGTCTTCGCGTGCCCTGTGAAGGTCGGCGGCGTCACGGTCCACACCGGTGACCTCGTCGTCGGGGACGTCGACGGAGCCGTGGCGCTCCCCGCGCCCGACACCGAGGTCATCCTGGACCGCGCCGACGCACGGGTGGCCCACGAGAGGGATCTGATGAAACTGCTGCGGGAAGGCCGCAGCACGCTGGAGCTGTACGACAACTTCGAGACCTTGGGGCGGTGA
- a CDS encoding RraA family protein, with amino-acid sequence MTDPTAASNLAADLSTASVSDALDSLALPGSLHGIGALRQGQRTAGPIFTVTYEPVDEAGGTVGDFLDDVPAGAVILIDNAGRTDCTVWGGIMSQTAHERGIAGTVIHGTCRDVAVATAAGYPIWSVARFMRTGKDRVRVAASQTPVTIDGVLIHPGDILVADDDGAVVVPAGRWEEVANIARRIDRVEEAIVEAVRGGATLAQARARHGYHSLQTRKDGLS; translated from the coding sequence ATGACCGATCCCACCGCTGCTTCGAACCTTGCCGCCGATCTGTCCACCGCTTCGGTCTCCGACGCCCTCGACTCGCTCGCTCTGCCCGGGTCCCTCCACGGCATCGGCGCGCTGCGCCAAGGCCAGCGGACTGCCGGGCCGATCTTCACCGTCACCTACGAGCCGGTCGATGAGGCCGGCGGCACGGTGGGCGACTTCCTCGACGACGTCCCCGCCGGCGCGGTGATCCTGATCGACAACGCCGGCCGCACCGACTGCACGGTGTGGGGCGGCATCATGAGCCAGACCGCCCACGAGCGCGGCATCGCGGGCACCGTCATCCACGGCACCTGCCGTGACGTCGCCGTCGCGACCGCGGCCGGGTATCCGATCTGGTCGGTTGCCCGGTTCATGCGCACCGGCAAGGACCGCGTCCGGGTGGCCGCGAGCCAGACGCCCGTCACCATCGACGGAGTGCTCATCCACCCCGGCGACATCCTCGTGGCCGACGATGACGGCGCGGTGGTCGTCCCGGCCGGCCGCTGGGAAGAGGTCGCGAACATCGCCCGCCGCATCGACCGCGTCGAGGAGGCCATCGTCGAGGCCGTCCGTGGCGGCGCCACCCTCGCGCAGGCACGCGCACGGCACGGCTACCACTCGCTCCAGACTCGGAAGGACGGCCTCTCGTGA
- a CDS encoding RraA family protein: protein MSNSSLLARFAALDSAAVSDALDQLGLPSGVGGIRPVWGPAAVVGYAVTVGLEPRTEGPAGAHIATTAIEAADDQSVIVVDNQGRTDVSCWGGILSLGASLRGVRGVVADGVCRDVAEARELGFPVFSRGSIPATARGRLQQRSTGEPVSVAGLTVGPGDVVLADETGLVVVPRDRAEEVAQIATTIVTRERAITDEVRAGARLSQAMHDARLAGEKEPVR from the coding sequence ATGAGCAACTCATCTCTCTTGGCTCGCTTCGCCGCCCTCGACTCCGCCGCGGTCAGCGACGCGCTCGACCAGCTCGGGCTTCCGTCGGGAGTCGGCGGCATCCGTCCGGTGTGGGGCCCGGCGGCCGTCGTGGGATACGCCGTCACGGTGGGACTCGAACCGCGCACTGAAGGACCCGCAGGAGCCCACATCGCCACCACGGCGATCGAGGCGGCCGACGACCAGAGCGTGATCGTCGTCGACAACCAGGGCCGCACCGACGTGTCGTGCTGGGGCGGCATCCTCAGCCTGGGCGCGTCTCTTCGCGGTGTTCGCGGTGTCGTCGCCGACGGCGTGTGCCGCGACGTGGCCGAGGCCCGCGAACTGGGTTTTCCGGTATTCTCGCGGGGGTCGATCCCGGCCACGGCGCGGGGCAGGCTGCAGCAGCGCTCCACCGGCGAGCCGGTCAGCGTGGCCGGGCTCACCGTCGGGCCGGGCGATGTCGTGCTCGCCGACGAGACCGGTCTCGTCGTCGTCCCGCGGGACCGCGCTGAGGAAGTGGCGCAGATCGCCACCACGATCGTCACCCGGGAGCGCGCCATCACGGACGAGGTGCGTGCGGGAGCACGCCTCTCCCAGGCCATGCACGACGCCCGCCTCGCCGGAGAGAAGGAGCCGGTCCGATGA
- a CDS encoding LysR family transcriptional regulator, protein MVEIRQARYFVVVAEELHFGRAAQRLQMSQPPLSQAIKQLERQLGCELLHRTQRSVALSPAGAVFLDHCRALIRHAQEAEAAARQAATGRGGLLRLGAVASAFSWPLPLVLERFHEALPDVEINTQEIDTHEAATGLLNRSLDWAIVRQTAPVRGTTATSLFADRFVAALPPRHPAAGATGPLDLADLAGSPWVWLHRHISPDYHDAMAAMCRAAGFSPAPAHWARSVTSQITMVECGLGVTVVPAAASAPRPAVRFRPLRHATVTIELTAMTRSDPGALAERLTAIATQLTTAQAPPPHG, encoded by the coding sequence ATGGTTGAGATCCGCCAGGCCCGGTACTTCGTCGTGGTCGCCGAAGAACTCCACTTTGGCCGTGCCGCGCAGCGGCTGCAGATGTCCCAGCCCCCGCTGTCCCAGGCGATCAAGCAGCTCGAACGGCAACTCGGCTGTGAACTGCTGCACCGCACCCAGCGGTCGGTCGCCCTCAGCCCCGCCGGAGCCGTGTTCCTGGACCACTGCCGCGCCCTGATCCGGCACGCCCAGGAAGCCGAAGCCGCCGCACGGCAGGCCGCCACCGGGCGCGGCGGACTACTGCGCCTGGGCGCCGTCGCCTCTGCCTTCTCCTGGCCCCTGCCACTCGTACTGGAGCGGTTCCACGAGGCCCTGCCGGACGTTGAGATCAACACCCAGGAGATCGACACCCACGAGGCCGCGACGGGGCTCCTCAACCGCTCCCTCGACTGGGCCATCGTGCGCCAGACCGCCCCCGTACGCGGCACCACAGCGACCTCGCTCTTCGCCGACCGGTTCGTCGCGGCCCTGCCCCCACGCCACCCCGCCGCCGGCGCCACCGGCCCGCTGGACCTGGCGGACCTCGCGGGCAGCCCCTGGGTATGGCTGCACCGCCACATCTCCCCCGACTATCACGACGCCATGGCAGCCATGTGCCGGGCGGCCGGATTCAGCCCTGCCCCGGCCCACTGGGCACGGTCGGTGACCTCGCAGATCACCATGGTCGAGTGCGGGCTCGGCGTCACCGTCGTGCCCGCCGCGGCATCCGCTCCACGCCCCGCCGTCCGTTTCAGACCGCTCCGTCACGCGACAGTGACCATCGAACTCACCGCCATGACGAGATCCGACCCCGGTGCGTTGGCCGAACGCCTCACCGCCATTGCGACACAGCTGACCACGGCGCAGGCACCGCCGCCCCACGGCTGA
- a CDS encoding histidine phosphatase family protein — MLSSNAAAALAELTVVRHGQSAANAAFAAAEATGALDSGISGPDQDVPLSELGHHQAAQLGAYLVELPAGHRPEVILCSPYLRARQTLQAASATATGRGASLPLPRFDHRLRDRVMGELELLTAAAIEARFPGEAHRRSSVGEFHYRPSGGESFDDVAARLGTLLAELNQHYLGRRVLLVAHDAVVLMLRRLIEGLSWQQMADVVGAGPVANASVTRWRQANGQLRLIDYNRTDHLGTKSRG; from the coding sequence GTGCTCTCATCCAATGCAGCGGCCGCTCTGGCCGAATTGACTGTCGTCCGGCACGGCCAGAGCGCTGCGAATGCCGCGTTCGCGGCAGCGGAAGCAACCGGCGCCCTCGATTCTGGGATCAGCGGTCCCGACCAGGACGTGCCGCTGTCCGAGCTAGGTCATCATCAAGCGGCCCAGCTCGGCGCCTACCTGGTGGAGCTGCCCGCCGGGCACCGCCCGGAAGTCATCCTCTGCTCGCCGTATCTGCGCGCCCGGCAAACCCTGCAGGCCGCGTCAGCGACGGCCACCGGCCGCGGGGCATCCCTTCCGCTACCGCGTTTCGACCACCGCCTGCGGGATCGGGTGATGGGCGAGCTTGAGCTGCTCACCGCCGCGGCGATCGAGGCACGCTTCCCTGGCGAAGCCCACCGGCGAAGCAGTGTCGGCGAGTTTCACTACCGGCCCTCAGGTGGAGAGTCCTTCGACGACGTCGCTGCGCGACTGGGCACGCTCCTTGCGGAGCTGAACCAGCACTACCTGGGGCGTCGAGTTCTTCTGGTCGCCCATGACGCGGTTGTGCTGATGCTGCGCCGTCTGATCGAGGGCTTGTCCTGGCAGCAGATGGCCGACGTCGTAGGGGCCGGGCCGGTCGCCAACGCCTCCGTGACACGCTGGCGGCAGGCCAACGGGCAGCTGCGGCTCATCGACTACAACCGCACCGATCATCTAGGAACCAAAAGCCGTGGCTGA